One region of Faecalibacter bovis genomic DNA includes:
- the metF gene encoding methylenetetrahydrofolate reductase [NAD(P)H], producing the protein MKVTEHLERANGKPLFSVEILPPLKGQDVNCTFKTLDPLVELNPAFIDVTYHRQEFIYKQKDNGLLKRYQVRKRPGTVAICAAIQNHYKIDAIPHLICGGFTKEDTEDALIDLNFLGIDNVLVLRGDPIKTEKTFVPEVGGNAYASELIEQITSLNKGSYLDDEIQESHPMDFCIGVAGYPEKHFESPNLAMDMYYLKKKVELGADYIVTQMFFDNQKYFDFVNKCREMDINVPIIPGIKPLTTFNQLTKIPQNFYIDLPEDLAIEVLKAKEKETIKEIGMEWCINQCKELIDFGVPGLHFYTMSNSINTQKVAKAIF; encoded by the coding sequence ATGAAAGTTACTGAACATTTAGAACGTGCAAACGGAAAACCTTTGTTTTCGGTGGAGATTTTACCTCCATTAAAAGGACAAGATGTGAATTGTACGTTTAAAACTTTAGATCCTTTAGTGGAACTAAATCCAGCTTTTATCGATGTAACCTATCATCGACAAGAGTTCATTTACAAGCAAAAAGATAACGGATTATTGAAGCGTTACCAAGTAAGAAAACGACCTGGAACAGTAGCGATTTGTGCAGCGATTCAAAATCATTATAAGATTGACGCAATTCCACATTTAATTTGTGGCGGATTTACGAAAGAAGATACTGAAGATGCTTTGATAGATTTGAATTTTTTAGGCATTGACAATGTATTGGTTTTACGCGGAGATCCTATTAAAACAGAAAAAACATTTGTACCTGAGGTTGGTGGAAATGCGTACGCATCTGAATTAATTGAACAAATAACATCATTAAACAAAGGAAGTTATTTAGATGACGAAATTCAAGAATCTCACCCTATGGATTTTTGTATTGGAGTTGCAGGTTATCCAGAAAAGCATTTTGAATCTCCAAATTTGGCAATGGATATGTATTACCTAAAAAAGAAAGTGGAATTAGGTGCTGATTACATCGTAACTCAAATGTTTTTTGATAATCAGAAATATTTTGATTTCGTAAATAAATGTCGTGAAATGGATATTAATGTTCCGATAATTCCGGGCATTAAACCATTAACAACCTTTAATCAATTAACTAAAATTCCTCAGAATTTCTACATTGATTTACCAGAAGATTTAGCCATCGAAGTTTTGAAAGCAAAAGAGAAAGAAACAATTAAGGAAATTGGAATGGAATGGTGTATTAATCAATGCAAAGAATTAATAGATTTCGGAGTTCCTGGATTACATTTTTATACAATGAGTAATTCAATTAACACTCAAAAAGTTGCAAAAGCTATCTTTTAA
- the metH gene encoding methionine synthase encodes MSEVKIQLAGLEPLIVRENSNFVNVGERTNVTGSKKFLRLIKEEKYEEALQVARDQVDGGAQIIDINMDEGMIDGVGAMTKYLRLIASEPDISRVPIMIDSSKWEIIEAGLKNVQGKAIVNSISLKEGEALFIEHAKKIKRFGAAAVIMAFDEKGQADKYDRRIEIVKRSYDILVNEVKFNPKDIIFDVNIFPVATGMDEHRRNAIDFFEATKWIKENLPHALVSGGVSNVSFSFRGNNTVREAMHSAFLYHAIQHGMDMGIVNPEMIEIYDDIDPKLLEHVEDVLLDRREDATERLIEFAEGLKGITKEKKKDDSWRELPLEKRIEIALVKGITEFIDEDTAEALEQIGSPLRVIEGPLMDGMNVVGDLFGSGKMFLPQVVKSARVMKKAVAYLTPYLEEEKLRNKSDKEPAKILMATVKGDVHDIGKNIVSVVLSCNGFEIIDLGVMVPPEKILEEAQKQKVDVIGLSGLITPSLDEMVHVAKEMKRLNLEIPLMIGGATTSKAHTAVKVAPEYDKAIHVLDASRSVTVCQKLIGQQQTELLEDTQKDYDKIREGFLNRAVAKDYLTIDEARVNKLKLDFNENAPFKPNQLGVFTHTATVTELKDFIDWTPFFQTWDLHGKFPAILDDDVVGTNAKELYVDALAMLNRIETEKLAQPKGVFGLFKANTINDDTIELLDENGNKIDEFYTLRQQSKKSKEAPNLSIADFIAPKDLEIDDYIGAFAVTAGTEIEDFAKSFQDNLDDYNSILVKAIADRLAEAYAEFLHKEVRTKYWGYAADENLENSELIAEKYKGIRPAPGYPACPDHLEKQTIFKILDVENNAGINLTSSLAMYPVSSVSGYYFGNPKAKYFGVGKIKMDQVEDFAQRKGITIEEAERWISPNLA; translated from the coding sequence ATGTCAGAAGTAAAAATTCAATTAGCTGGATTAGAACCTTTAATTGTACGCGAAAATTCAAACTTTGTAAATGTTGGTGAACGTACTAATGTGACAGGTTCGAAAAAATTCTTGCGTTTAATTAAAGAAGAAAAATACGAAGAAGCACTGCAAGTTGCCCGTGATCAAGTTGATGGTGGGGCACAAATCATCGACATCAATATGGATGAAGGAATGATCGACGGTGTAGGTGCAATGACAAAATATTTACGTTTAATCGCTTCGGAACCGGACATTTCTCGTGTCCCAATTATGATTGATTCATCCAAATGGGAAATCATTGAAGCCGGTTTAAAAAACGTTCAAGGAAAAGCGATAGTCAATTCAATTTCCTTAAAAGAAGGAGAAGCTTTATTCATCGAACACGCAAAAAAAATCAAACGTTTTGGTGCAGCTGCCGTCATTATGGCTTTTGATGAAAAAGGTCAAGCAGATAAATACGACAGACGTATCGAAATAGTAAAACGTTCGTATGATATTTTAGTAAATGAAGTAAAATTCAATCCAAAAGACATCATTTTCGATGTAAATATTTTCCCTGTTGCAACTGGAATGGATGAACATCGTCGCAACGCGATTGATTTCTTTGAAGCTACAAAATGGATCAAAGAAAATCTTCCACACGCATTGGTTTCAGGTGGCGTTTCTAATGTTTCGTTCTCGTTCCGTGGAAACAATACAGTTCGCGAAGCAATGCATTCCGCTTTCTTATATCATGCAATTCAACACGGAATGGATATGGGCATTGTGAATCCAGAAATGATTGAGATTTACGATGATATCGATCCTAAATTATTAGAACACGTGGAAGATGTTTTATTGGATCGTCGTGAAGATGCTACTGAACGCTTGATTGAGTTTGCGGAAGGACTAAAAGGCATTACGAAGGAAAAGAAAAAAGATGATTCTTGGCGCGAATTACCATTAGAAAAACGTATTGAAATTGCTTTAGTTAAAGGAATTACAGAATTTATTGATGAAGATACTGCTGAAGCGCTGGAACAAATCGGTTCTCCACTTCGCGTGATTGAAGGTCCACTGATGGATGGAATGAATGTCGTTGGAGATTTATTCGGTAGTGGAAAAATGTTTTTACCGCAAGTTGTAAAATCGGCACGTGTAATGAAAAAAGCCGTAGCGTATCTTACACCTTATTTAGAAGAAGAAAAATTAAGAAATAAAAGCGATAAAGAACCTGCTAAAATTTTAATGGCCACTGTAAAAGGTGATGTTCACGATATTGGGAAAAACATCGTTTCTGTTGTTTTAAGCTGCAATGGTTTTGAAATTATTGACTTAGGTGTGATGGTTCCGCCTGAGAAAATTTTAGAAGAAGCACAAAAACAAAAAGTAGATGTCATTGGACTTTCTGGTTTGATTACACCTTCGTTAGATGAAATGGTTCATGTTGCCAAGGAAATGAAACGTCTAAACTTAGAGATTCCGTTAATGATAGGTGGAGCTACAACTTCTAAAGCACATACTGCTGTAAAAGTTGCTCCTGAATACGACAAGGCGATTCATGTGTTAGATGCATCTCGATCAGTAACGGTTTGTCAGAAATTAATTGGGCAACAACAGACTGAATTATTAGAAGATACTCAAAAAGATTATGATAAAATTCGTGAAGGGTTCTTGAATCGTGCAGTTGCAAAAGATTATTTGACGATTGATGAAGCGAGAGTCAATAAATTAAAACTTGATTTTAATGAAAATGCGCCTTTCAAACCCAATCAATTAGGCGTATTTACGCACACAGCAACTGTTACTGAATTAAAAGATTTCATCGATTGGACACCATTTTTCCAAACTTGGGATTTACACGGAAAATTCCCAGCGATTTTAGATGACGATGTGGTTGGAACAAATGCAAAAGAATTATACGTAGATGCTTTAGCAATGTTAAATCGCATTGAAACGGAAAAATTAGCACAACCAAAAGGAGTATTTGGTTTATTTAAAGCCAATACAATCAATGATGATACGATTGAATTGTTAGATGAAAACGGAAATAAAATCGATGAATTCTACACCTTACGCCAACAATCGAAAAAATCAAAAGAAGCTCCTAACCTATCGATTGCTGATTTTATTGCACCGAAAGATTTAGAAATAGACGATTATATCGGTGCATTTGCAGTAACAGCTGGAACTGAAATTGAAGATTTTGCGAAATCATTTCAAGATAATTTAGATGATTATAATTCGATATTAGTGAAAGCGATTGCTGACCGTTTAGCAGAAGCTTATGCAGAATTTCTACATAAAGAAGTTCGAACAAAATATTGGGGCTATGCGGCAGATGAAAATTTAGAAAATTCCGAATTAATCGCTGAAAAATACAAAGGAATTCGACCTGCGCCAGGTTATCCCGCTTGTCCTGATCATTTAGAAAAACAAACGATTTTCAAGATTTTGGATGTAGAAAATAATGCTGGAATCAATTTAACGAGTTCATTAGCGATGTATCCCGTTTCTTCAGTTTCTGGTTATTATTTCGGAAATCCGAAAGCGAAATATTTTGGTGTTGGAAAAATAAAAATGGATCAAGTTGAAGATTTTGCACAACGCAAAGGAATTACGATTGAAGAAGCGGAACGCTGGATAAGTCCGAATTTAGCTTAA
- a CDS encoding homocysteine S-methyltransferase family protein, whose translation MTLNDILKERILILDGAMGTMIQKHNLQEEDYRGDRFKDFHTSLKGNNDLLVLTQPEIIKNIHREYLAAGADLIETNTFNANIISMQDYDMVDLVDELNHEAVRLAKEACAEYSTPEKPRFVLGSLGPTNKTASISPQVNDPSFRDIDFDTLAHVYYRQAITMIEAGVDALLVETIFDTLNAKAAFYGIQDALEEIGMDIPLMASGTITDKSGRTLSGQTTEAFLISLEHIDLLSVGLNCALGATDLIPYLEVLADKAPFYVSAYPNAGLPNAFGGYDETAEMMREHIKPFLEKKLVNIIGGCCGTTPDHIRMMAEIAKEYEPRKIAGQCQK comes from the coding sequence ATGACTTTAAACGATATACTAAAAGAACGAATCTTAATTCTTGACGGTGCGATGGGAACAATGATCCAAAAGCACAATTTACAAGAAGAAGATTATAGAGGTGATAGATTCAAAGATTTCCATACTTCTTTAAAAGGAAACAATGATTTATTGGTCCTGACTCAACCTGAAATTATCAAGAATATTCACCGTGAATATTTAGCAGCTGGTGCAGATTTAATTGAAACCAATACTTTCAATGCCAACATCATTTCGATGCAAGATTATGATATGGTCGATTTAGTGGACGAGTTAAATCATGAGGCGGTTCGCTTAGCGAAAGAAGCTTGTGCTGAATATTCTACACCAGAAAAACCTCGTTTTGTGTTAGGTTCTTTAGGTCCAACTAATAAAACTGCTTCAATTTCTCCACAAGTTAATGACCCAAGTTTCCGTGATATTGATTTTGACACATTAGCCCATGTGTATTACCGTCAAGCAATAACCATGATTGAAGCTGGTGTCGATGCTCTTTTAGTGGAAACTATTTTTGATACTTTAAATGCAAAAGCCGCATTTTATGGGATTCAGGATGCTTTAGAAGAAATTGGAATGGATATTCCTTTAATGGCTTCTGGCACCATTACCGATAAATCGGGACGAACACTTTCTGGTCAAACAACTGAAGCATTTTTGATTTCATTAGAACATATCGATTTATTATCAGTTGGTTTAAACTGTGCGTTAGGTGCAACAGATTTAATTCCATACTTAGAAGTATTAGCAGATAAAGCGCCATTTTATGTGAGTGCTTATCCTAATGCTGGATTACCAAATGCGTTTGGTGGATACGATGAAACAGCAGAAATGATGCGCGAACATATTAAACCATTTTTAGAGAAAAAATTAGTTAATATCATCGGTGGTTGTTGTGGAACTACTCCAGATCATATCCGTATGATGGCGGAGATCGCTAAAGAATATGAACCAAGAAAAATAGCTGGACAATGTCAGAAGTAA
- a CDS encoding homoserine dehydrogenase encodes MKKLNIGLFGFGVVGEGIYKVLEDKPKLNASIKKIVIKDKDKFRNAPNELFSTNPDDILDDDEINVVVELISDSDAAYSIIKKAFIKHKHVVSANKKLIAEHHLELIKLQKENDVSFLYEASVCGSVPIIRNLEEYFDNDLLNYVFGIVNGTTNYILTKMANANESYQDALKSAQKNGFAEADPTADVEGFDAAHKLSIITLHAFGTKIEIADVIRKGITSLKTKDFEYAREKGYTIKLIANSKIINKNGDLNSTVLPTFVKLDKTIALVNNEYNGVLIGSSLSDEQFLYGNGAGRFPTASAVLSDISALQYDYEYSIRKKSDKILKINESGKLKVYLGYKTEVSGIQNFFEDIEERYQSNSYNHIIGTISIHQLKNVNLLNDKRLSLIVFE; translated from the coding sequence ATGAAAAAATTAAATATAGGCCTTTTTGGGTTTGGAGTAGTTGGGGAAGGTATTTATAAGGTTTTAGAGGATAAACCGAAGTTAAATGCATCAATCAAAAAAATTGTTATCAAGGATAAAGACAAGTTTAGAAATGCTCCAAATGAACTTTTTTCTACAAATCCTGATGATATTTTAGATGATGATGAAATAAATGTGGTGGTTGAATTAATTTCGGATTCTGATGCAGCTTATTCAATCATAAAAAAAGCGTTTATTAAACATAAACATGTCGTAAGTGCAAATAAAAAATTGATAGCAGAACATCATCTTGAATTAATAAAATTGCAAAAAGAAAATGATGTTTCTTTCTTGTATGAAGCTTCAGTTTGTGGTTCGGTTCCGATCATTAGAAATCTTGAAGAATATTTTGATAATGATTTATTGAATTATGTTTTTGGAATCGTAAATGGAACAACAAACTATATATTAACTAAAATGGCAAATGCAAATGAATCCTATCAAGATGCATTAAAATCTGCACAAAAAAATGGATTTGCAGAAGCCGATCCGACAGCAGATGTTGAGGGTTTTGATGCGGCTCATAAACTATCAATCATTACATTACATGCTTTTGGTACGAAGATTGAGATAGCTGATGTGATTAGAAAAGGAATTACTTCATTGAAAACTAAGGATTTTGAGTATGCAAGAGAAAAAGGTTATACAATAAAATTGATTGCAAATTCTAAAATCATTAATAAAAATGGAGATTTAAATTCGACTGTTTTGCCAACATTTGTCAAGCTAGATAAAACGATAGCTTTAGTAAATAATGAGTATAATGGCGTTTTAATCGGAAGTTCTTTGTCGGATGAGCAGTTTTTATATGGTAATGGCGCTGGTAGATTTCCTACTGCTTCGGCAGTTTTAAGTGATATTTCGGCTTTGCAATATGACTATGAATATTCGATTAGGAAAAAATCTGATAAAATTTTAAAAATAAATGAATCAGGTAAGTTAAAAGTTTACTTGGGTTATAAAACGGAAGTTTCTGGAATCCAGAATTTTTTTGAAGATATTGAAGAACGATACCAAAGTAATTCTTACAATCATATTATAGGAACAATTTCTATTCATCAACTAAAGAATGTGAATTTGTTGAATGATAAAAGATTATCTTTAATCGTATTCGAGTAA